The Nostoc sp. NIES-3756 DNA window GGTCTTTGCTGGCTTCTCATACTCTCTTAGCCTACCCAATTGTGAGCCGTTTGGGAGTTGTGGCTGATGAGGCTGTCACTGTTACTATTGGTGCAACCATTTTCACTGACACGGGTGCTTTGTTAGTTTTGGCTATCTGTGTTGGTATTCATGCAGGCGATTTTACAGCTTTCAAGTTAATCAGTTTATTGGCTGGGTTAGCAATTTACTCTGTTGTGATCTTATTTGGCTTTAATAAAGCCGGAAAAGAATTTTTTCGTCGCACTGGAGATGAAGAAGGTAATCAATTCTTATTTATCTTGTTGGCGCTATTTTTAGCTTCTGTTGGCGCACAAGTTATTGGCGTTGAAAAAATTGTTGGTGCGTTTCTTGCGGGTTTAGCTGTTAATGGTGTTTTAGGAAATAGCCCTGTTAAAGAAAAGGTTGAGTTTGTTGGTAGTGTTTTATTTATTCCCTGTTTCTTTGTAGACATGGGACTATTAATTGACATCCCAGCTTTCTTAAAAACCCTCAGTTCAATTGGGTTGACTGCGGCAATTGTCACAGCATTGATTGGCAGTAAGTTTATCGCCGCATTCTTAGCTCAACTATTGTATCGTTACAATCTGCCTCAGATGTTGACCATGTGGTCGTTATCTCTACCCCAGGTGGCGGCTACCTTGGCGGCGACGCTGGTTGCCTATGAAGCACTCAATCCTGCTGGACAGCGCCTCATTAATGAGGATGTTCTCAACAGTGTGATCGTTCTCATGTTGGTGACTGCTACCTTAGGCCCGGTGATTACAGCTAGGTTTGCTAGTGCGTTACAACCAGTGCCGGTTAAGAACTGGGAAACAGATAGTTTGGCGCTTTGGTGGCAATCTTATGGTGAGTCAGTACCATTAACACAGGAACTAAACAACGTTGAACAATCTGATCCATTTACTGTAGTTGTTCCCATTTACAACCCACAGACTCAACGCTACTTGATAGAAATGGCAGCTATGCTCACTCGTCATGAGTCTGGAAGAATTATGCCTTTAGCTATTACTAAAGCTCATACTCACATGGATGATCCACAATTAATTTCATCTATTGAGCAAAGTCAGCAAAGATTAAGCATGGCTTTAGAAATTAGCAGAGAATTTGCTGCACAAGTTTCTCCAGTCATTCGCATCGATGACAATATAGCTTTAGGAATTACTCGCACAAGTCGAGAACAAAATGCAAATTTAATAGTGATGGGTTGGGGACGTAATATTGGTTTTCGCGCTCGTTTATTTGGTAGTTTAATTGATAGTGTTTTTTGGTCTGCGCACTGTCCAGTAGCAGTTGCTAATTTACTAGATAGCCCTTCACAAATTAAACGTATCCTCGTACCTGTGGATGGTTTAACACGCTTAACTATCGGGACTATACGTTTTGCTCAGATTTTAGCTAATGCTAATCAGGCTGAAGTGGTTCTCCTACACGTCTGCAATCGTTACACGCCTCAGCAGCAAGTTAATTCATTCAAATCTGAGTTATCTAATATTGTTGCTCAAGGTCAATTACAGGCAAATACAAATGTTGAAACTATTGTTGGAGATGATATTGCCAAAGTGATTATTGAGCAAGGCAAGAATTTCGATTTGGTTGTGTTGCGTTCTGTGCGCTATCGTACTAGCGGTGGTTTAGCTGTCAGTGA harbors:
- a CDS encoding cation:proton antiporter domain-containing protein, coding for MNLLTEPIISFTILLAIIFIVPPLFERLKLPGLVGLLVAGVIFGQNGLKLLNSDSETIKLLSDIGKVYLMFVAGLEIDIEQFRQTKNRSIGFGTLTFLVPLIAGIVTGRLFNFSWNASVLIGSLLASHTLLAYPIVSRLGVVADEAVTVTIGATIFTDTGALLVLAICVGIHAGDFTAFKLISLLAGLAIYSVVILFGFNKAGKEFFRRTGDEEGNQFLFILLALFLASVGAQVIGVEKIVGAFLAGLAVNGVLGNSPVKEKVEFVGSVLFIPCFFVDMGLLIDIPAFLKTLSSIGLTAAIVTALIGSKFIAAFLAQLLYRYNLPQMLTMWSLSLPQVAATLAATLVAYEALNPAGQRLINEDVLNSVIVLMLVTATLGPVITARFASALQPVPVKNWETDSLALWWQSYGESVPLTQELNNVEQSDPFTVVVPIYNPQTQRYLIEMAAMLTRHESGRIMPLAITKAHTHMDDPQLISSIEQSQQRLSMALEISREFAAQVSPVIRIDDNIALGITRTSREQNANLIVMGWGRNIGFRARLFGSLIDSVFWSAHCPVAVANLLDSPSQIKRILVPVDGLTRLTIGTIRFAQILANANQAEVVLLHVCNRYTPQQQVNSFKSELSNIVAQGQLQANTNVETIVGDDIAKVIIEQGKNFDLVVLRSVRYRTSGGLAVSEVTTQVMKNLKCSIVLLGEPQSYPVMAKQGYRETGKGTGILGVQNL